The genome window ACCACTACAGGGATGAAGGTACTGGGTAGTTGGGCTGTAGCTAACATTGGTGTGGGGGCTGCAGGTTGGGCAAATTCAAAAGGAGGAACAAATAAATACTTTTATCAGATGACAACAATTTGGGGAGCGGCGAACTTAGGCGCGGCCCTGCTGGGTTATACCGGAACAAGAAACAATGGTAATCAAAGTTCCCGTGCAGCTGATGTATTGAAGGCGCAGAAAAAAATAGAGAAAATCTTCCTCATTAACGGGGGGCTGGATATCGCTTATATAGGTACAGGAATTTATCTCACGCACCGGGGCAACAGCAGAAACTCAGATCAACTGAAAGGGTACGGACCGGCGGTGATAGCGCAGGGCGTGTTTTTATTGTTGTTTGACGGAACCATGTACAGCACCCACAGGCATGAAGGTAATAAATTAAGACAGTTTTTAGAAAAGAACCCCGTTACCTTTAACGGTAAAACGGTAGGGCTAATTTATCACCTGTAGTTATAAACCTCCGCAATAATTTGCTACAGGCAGCTACATTCATTAAAAGGCACTCCCCGTAAAAAAATATTTTTTGAAATCTTAAACACACACGGGCTAATACCCACTAAACAGTCAGCAGGAATTGTAAAGTATCTACATTATCTGCATAATCCCACAGTGCAGGTTGCTGGCTCAGGCCAAAATCAACAAGTTGGTTGCTGACTACTAAAGGCGCCGCGCTGACAATACATTGTATGTTATCGCTCTGCTGCTTTAGCATCTCCTGTGCCTGGTTTATATCTTCGTAATATTCATAAAATATAACCGCCAGCGGAGATGATAATGATGGGTTTTCTTTAACCAGCAGGAAGCCGTTATCCAGGTGCTGTTCCCCGCCTACAAGGTAAATAGATTTATTATAGCCGTAATTGTTATTGTATTTGTTGTGATGAATGATAGGCTGGTAAACCTCAATTGATTCAAAAAGAAAATTAAAATTGTAGCCTTTGGGTACGAGCAGTTTTGATACGTTCCGGCAGCCCAGGCCAAAATAGTCGAAAATATCGTGGCCTAACTTGTAAAGTTGCTCTGCCGTTTCATTGCCCGTTAATAATGCTACGCTGTTGCGGTTTTTGCGGATGATATTTGGCACTTTTCCAAAGTAGTAGTCGAAATAACGCGATGTATTGTTGCTGCCGGTAGCTATTACCGCGTCAAAATTCTCGAGTCTTTCAACAAATTCATAACTGTTGCCAAACGTAGGCTCAATGTTTACCAGCATTTGTAAAATGCTTTTGATAAGCCGTGAATCATTTGATGACGTTTTTATAAGGGCTATGTTCCCGCTTACCAGCACGCACAAAACGTCGTGAAAGCCAACTAACGGGATATTACCTGCTAATATAAGGCCAACTTTTTTAGGTTCGTTGTTCCCTTCCCGGGTATAGTTGTTAAGCCACATGGTCAAATCTTCCCGGTTTAACATTTTTCCTATTGCTATTACTGCTTCTTTTACATTTTCAGCCGTGAACCAGGCATTGTATTGGCGTTCGGTATTTATTATAGATGATAATTCTTCTCCCGGATCTGATAATTGGTTTCCAAGTTCTGTAAATATTTCTACTAACTGCGTTTTGTTAAATTTTGACATATATATGGTAGCGATTGAAACCGCTAAAATCTTTTTTTGTTATATTTGCATGTTTGTTAATTGCAGGCAAAGTTAATTGAGATTATAAGATATAAAGAAATATGGCGATTAAAATCACCGATGAATGTATAAATTGCGGAGCTTGTGAACCGGAATGCCCTAATAATGCTATTTATGATGCCGGAGCCGCATGGCGGTTTTCGGACGGAACAGGTTTAAAGGGCCTAATTGACTTTGGCGAAGGTAACACATTGAACGCTGAAGAAACACAGGCAGCTTTATCTGACGACATTTATTATATAGTTCCCGATAAGTGTACCGAATGTGTCGGTTTTCATGACGAGCCGCAATGTGCTGCAGTTTGCCCGGTTGATTGCTGTGTAGACGATGAAGATATCCGCGAAACGAAAGAAGAACTCCTGGCTAAAAAGGAATGGCTTCATTTGGGTGAGTAATAAGTTTGTTACAAATCCAAAAGGGGATGGTATAACGTTACTTTCCCCTTTTTTTGTAGGTTGAAACATTAAACCTCTCAGTTCGTTTAAGCCTAATCAAGATGGAATACGGTATATGCAATCTTTCTGTTGTCCCGTTAAGAGCCGAACCCAGCGATGGAAGTGAGCAGGTGTCGCAAGTTCTTTTTGGAGAAACATTCGAAATTGTTGAGTGGAATGATAACTGGGTTAAAATTATAACTTCATTTGACAATTATCCTGGCTGGATAGGGCGGTTGCAGTTTGTAATGCTTGGTCATATTGCGTATAAGGGCATTAAACAGGCCCCTCCGTCGTTAACCCACCGGCCAGTAACGCAAGCCTGGAAAATAACCAATAATAGTATCCTTTATCTGCCAATTGGTAGCTCACTTTCCTTTTTAGAAGGAACGACCTGTCGTATTGGTGATGAAAAATTTGAGATAATAGGGGAGATAGGTGAAGTTGAAAATTTAGCTGCCACAGCGGTATCTTTTTTAAATGCGCCTTACCTTTGGGGCGGGCGAACCCATTTTGGAATTGATTGCTCCGGATTTACACAATCTGTTCTCAGGGCGCATGGTATAAATTTATTACGGGATGCCAGCATGCAGGCTGAACAGGGCTATGAAATAAAATCCTTATACGATGCCAAATTAGGTGATCTTTCCTTTTTTGAGAATAAAGAGGGAAAAGTAGTTCATGTAGGTATTATGCTTAATAACGAGAAGATTATTCATGCGTCCGGAAAAGTCAAAATTGATACGATTGATGATAAGGGCATTTATTCAAAAGATTTGAAACGTTATACCCATAAACTCACTGTCGTTAAAAGATTTTTCTAATTATCGAATCCAATCTCCCAAACAATTACCTTTTTGTCGTCACTAACTGATATAAGCTGATTGTTGTTCCATACCAGCTTATTTATTGACAACTGGTGGTTTGCATGGCCCTTTTCACGGCTAATGGTTTTATATAGTTTATAATCATCGGCACCCCATATTTTTATTCCTTTGTCCATACTTCCTGTAGCAAAATAGGGAAGGGAAGGGTGGAACGCGATACTGTTTATGGCAAACAAATGTGCCGGTACGCTGCTTAACAGGCTATATGAGGCCGCGTCGCAGATTTTTAATTGTGCATCCCGCCCTCCCGAAACCAGGCAGGTCCCATTCGGGGAATACTGCAACGAGAAGACCGACATGGTATGGCCATGCAACGTTTTCACCAGCGTGTAATCTTCCAAATCGTATATATGAATCTGGTTGTCCCTACAGCCAAATGCTACCTGTTTCTCATCCGGGGAAACGCTGATACATCTTACCGTATCATCAGCAACTTTGATGTTGTGCAACAGGGAAAGGGTTTCAAGGCTCCAAATTGAAACTGTGCCGTCCTCTGAGGCTACCAGTAACTCGTTTTTATGACTAACGGACTTAATATCAAATATTGGTTTTTGATGGTGTTTTAGCGGCGGGAGTAGTTGCTGTGTTATAAAATCGAACACCAAAACGCTGCCGTTACGCAGGCCGGCAAACAATAGCGGGAAGCTAACCGGCCCGTGAATAGCATAAATAGATGCAGTAACCGGGAACATCACCTTAATAAAAGCATAGTCCTTCAGGCTCCATTCCACCAGCCCCTTATCATTTCCACCGGTAAACAAAATTCCCGGCTTTTGTGAAAGTTCAAGTGTAAATATAGGATTTCCGTGTCCTGTTAGTTCAGCTATTTTTTCTACAGTCATGTTTTTAGTCGATGGTCGATGGTCGATGGTCCATCGCAGTCCCTAACTATCTATGGACTATCGGCCATCGACCATCGGCTTATTTATGTCTTTCTTCTAAATTCTTAGCTATTCGTTCAAGGTTTAATCCCTTTTCGCGCAATAAAACA of Mucilaginibacter xinganensis contains these proteins:
- a CDS encoding DUF6992 family protein; this encodes MKKILIFSFLLTSCHLFAQDSLKTFNYSRNQITTTGMKVLGSWAVANIGVGAAGWANSKGGTNKYFYQMTTIWGAANLGAALLGYTGTRNNGNQSSRAADVLKAQKKIEKIFLINGGLDIAYIGTGIYLTHRGNSRNSDQLKGYGPAVIAQGVFLLLFDGTMYSTHRHEGNKLRQFLEKNPVTFNGKTVGLIYHL
- a CDS encoding acyl-CoA reductase — protein: MSKFNKTQLVEIFTELGNQLSDPGEELSSIINTERQYNAWFTAENVKEAVIAIGKMLNREDLTMWLNNYTREGNNEPKKVGLILAGNIPLVGFHDVLCVLVSGNIALIKTSSNDSRLIKSILQMLVNIEPTFGNSYEFVERLENFDAVIATGSNNTSRYFDYYFGKVPNIIRKNRNSVALLTGNETAEQLYKLGHDIFDYFGLGCRNVSKLLVPKGYNFNFLFESIEVYQPIIHHNKYNNNYGYNKSIYLVGGEQHLDNGFLLVKENPSLSSPLAVIFYEYYEDINQAQEMLKQQSDNIQCIVSAAPLVVSNQLVDFGLSQQPALWDYADNVDTLQFLLTV
- a CDS encoding 4Fe-4S dicluster domain-containing protein; this translates as MAIKITDECINCGACEPECPNNAIYDAGAAWRFSDGTGLKGLIDFGEGNTLNAEETQAALSDDIYYIVPDKCTECVGFHDEPQCAAVCPVDCCVDDEDIRETKEELLAKKEWLHLGE
- a CDS encoding C40 family peptidase, with amino-acid sequence MEYGICNLSVVPLRAEPSDGSEQVSQVLFGETFEIVEWNDNWVKIITSFDNYPGWIGRLQFVMLGHIAYKGIKQAPPSLTHRPVTQAWKITNNSILYLPIGSSLSFLEGTTCRIGDEKFEIIGEIGEVENLAATAVSFLNAPYLWGGRTHFGIDCSGFTQSVLRAHGINLLRDASMQAEQGYEIKSLYDAKLGDLSFFENKEGKVVHVGIMLNNEKIIHASGKVKIDTIDDKGIYSKDLKRYTHKLTVVKRFF
- a CDS encoding WD40 repeat domain-containing protein is translated as MTVEKIAELTGHGNPIFTLELSQKPGILFTGGNDKGLVEWSLKDYAFIKVMFPVTASIYAIHGPVSFPLLFAGLRNGSVLVFDFITQQLLPPLKHHQKPIFDIKSVSHKNELLVASEDGTVSIWSLETLSLLHNIKVADDTVRCISVSPDEKQVAFGCRDNQIHIYDLEDYTLVKTLHGHTMSVFSLQYSPNGTCLVSGGRDAQLKICDAASYSLLSSVPAHLFAINSIAFHPSLPYFATGSMDKGIKIWGADDYKLYKTISREKGHANHQLSINKLVWNNNQLISVSDDKKVIVWEIGFDN